A region from the Longimicrobiaceae bacterium genome encodes:
- a CDS encoding endonuclease/exonuclease/phosphatase family protein, with protein sequence MRRALLLAALPLWTAACAVPAAAPPPGPAPLRVLVYNVHAGKDAGGVDNLARVAETVRETGADLVLLQEVDRGTERSGRTDQLAELRRLTGMHGVFGKTLDYQGGGYGIALLSRWPVAEDTLIHLPVDPPQVRAGGSREPRGVLRARVDAPGGAVYVLNTHLDASREDVYRRQEVAALLRIAEGLRGGSARVLLGGDLNATPESAVIAEVRAAGWRDAWEACGSGEGFTYPAKAPVKRIDYLFLPAGAGCDSAAVVGAEVSDHRGVLLVLSGDT encoded by the coding sequence ATGAGACGCGCCCTCCTGCTCGCCGCGCTCCCCCTCTGGACGGCCGCCTGCGCCGTCCCGGCCGCGGCGCCCCCGCCGGGGCCCGCCCCGCTGCGGGTGCTGGTCTACAACGTCCACGCCGGCAAGGACGCAGGCGGGGTGGACAACCTGGCGCGGGTGGCGGAGACCGTGCGGGAGACGGGCGCGGACCTCGTGCTCCTCCAGGAGGTGGACCGCGGCACGGAGCGCTCCGGCCGGACCGACCAGCTGGCGGAGCTCCGGCGCCTCACCGGGATGCACGGGGTGTTCGGGAAGACGCTGGACTACCAGGGCGGGGGGTACGGGATCGCCCTGCTCTCCCGGTGGCCGGTGGCGGAGGACACGCTGATCCATCTCCCCGTCGACCCGCCGCAGGTGCGCGCCGGGGGCTCCCGAGAGCCGCGCGGAGTCCTCCGCGCGCGGGTGGACGCGCCCGGCGGCGCGGTGTACGTGCTCAACACGCACCTGGACGCCTCGCGGGAGGACGTCTACCGCCGGCAGGAGGTGGCGGCGCTCCTCCGCATCGCGGAAGGGCTGCGGGGCGGGAGCGCGCGGGTGCTGCTGGGCGGCGACCTGAACGCCACCCCCGAGAGCGCGGTGATCGCGGAGGTGCGCGCGGCGGGGTGGCGCGACGCGTGGGAGGCGTGCGGAAGCGGGGAGGGCTTCACCTACCCGGCGAAGGCCCCGGTCAAGCGCATCGACTACCTCTTCCTACCGGCCGGCGCGGGGTGCGACTCCGCGGCCGTCGTGGGCGCCGAGGTCTCCGACCACCGCGGCGTGCTGCTGGTCCTTTCGGGAGACACATGA